ATAAGCAGGATCGTATTGACGAAGACCAGCTTGCCAATGAGTATGATTATCTGGATTCCATGGCTATAGACGATTATCCCATGTGGAAAGATTCGAAATATGTTGAGCTAGTAAGCCAGGAAATGAGTTCTGCGAGGTCTAAATCTTCCATCAGGAAAAAGCGCAAGCTGGACACCAGCAACCACAGCAAAATACTTGTTGATTCAGATTCTGAAGATTACCCCATCGAGTCCAATTCTAATCCTTACGATTTCgatgatttattttttgacaaATAATAGTTACGACAAACAACTGGAAAGTAGCATGCAACTATTCCATCGGCATAGGTATACACCCAGAATGGGATTCTGAACAGTACAaattttatattatttattcgcCATATTTATCCATATTTATTGTATAATGCATCATTAAGATACAACATGGTAGCTGATGAGATTCTATTAATTCTATCAATTTTgatatctatatatatatagatagatGTAGATGGTTGTGAGAACACTACTGCTTAAAGTCAGCAGTGTATCCACCCTCATTATTCTGTTTGACATTGATATTGTCAAGACTGATACcgaaatttttcaaaaaatcGTTACCCATAGTTTTGAACTTAGAAATTAGTTCTTCAGCCTCCtcctttctcttctgttCAAGTTGAGGTTTAAGTCGTTGCAGCCTGATATTAATATCTTTGCGTCCATCTTCTCCTAGACTGACTTTTTTGTCGGTAGTCTCATCGTCTTTGAGAAGCAATTCCAAATCTTCAATTGCAGACTCTAATGAAGACCATGTATTGAGTTTCTCATTTGCGCTGGCCCTTCTTAGACGTGCTTTTGTATGCCAGCGGTCAAGATCTAGAGCCTTCGTACACGCTTCAACCGCCTCTTTGTAGTcaccaagaaaaaagtgGCACGCCGAGATATTACCATAATAAATTGCTATCTTATCAGACAGATAATTTGGACAGTTTTTCAATGCATTATTGTATTCAGTCAGAGCTGACTTGTAATCCCTGGCTTTAAAAAACTCATTACCGATAACTTTGAATTGGTCAGCTTCCTTGACAAGCTTCTCTTCGATTTCTGGTGATAGCTTCTCGTCACTATCGACCGAATCATGCCACACGGTTTCCGAGTCTACATCTGACTCCGAATCTGATTTTGAACTTGATTCCGACTCCGGCCTTGCCATACTTGTAAAAAAGCTGAGATCTATTGAACTGAATTATAACATGAACCGCTGTCAGCAGATAGCGTTCACTTACATACGACCTAACCGCTATCTCGAGCCCGATCTAGGAAATTCCACCGAAGATCAATTTCACTTAAATCTATACTTTGAAATGTCATTTCTCTCCTAATAACCCCTATTTACTAGGAGAATATGGGATGGAGGtattgcctccggcggctggggctctgccccagaccccgtagctcctctcgcgTTGCTCAAGTCGAGCGTGGGGGTTTACACCATAGAATCCACATCTTTCCCAGTAACTCCTCTTGAAACAAGTATTACTTTTTATATACATTAACAGTCTATACGACGTTTCTATAACTTTTTGTCGGTATCTACCATCTCAGTACCAAATACGCGGTCCCAGAACTTCGAAGTAACGCCAAAACCCAGCTCGTAGTTCTTATAGTGATGGTCAAGATGGTTGGTCTTAATAGTCTTCATTACGCTGGGAAGCTTGGCGTGATGGAGAGAGTAGTGCGTGACATCATACAAAATATAACCCATAAAAGCACCGGCAAATACACTCTTGGCGTAATATTCAGCGAATACAATGTGTGCTAGTTTGTAAAGAGGAGTAGTCAAAATCACGAGCAGTGCAGGTGGCATGACCAAACGGAGCCCATCCATTGGCAAATAGTGGTGAACACCGTGAAGAAGGAAATGAAGGGTGAATGCCACTTGGTTATCAGGGAGATAGTGGTCCAAGTGAAACAAGAATCGATGCAAAATGTACTCTAAAAGAGTCCAAATGCACAAACCAAGAGTGTAGAAAACTACTACAAGTAATGGATGGAGACCCTCTAAAGCAAGTGAAATGCAGTATATATCAGCGGGGATCCAAATAATTGGAATCACAAACCAGGGAGTCTTGGTGAGAGGTTCAAGGAAGTTTCCAAAGATAGGAGCTGACCCTTTACCATAGTGACGTGGTTTATGGACTTGCTCAAGATAAAACTCTTTGGTGAACTTCCCAAATAAAACTTGCCATAGTAGTGGTTTGTTGAGGTCCAAAAATTTGTGTGTATTATAATCATTTGAAAAGTCAGTAGTAACTGTAAGCTCAGCCTCTGCATCATCGTCACCTCCCGAACTTGAAAATACAAATGATCTTCTATTGGAGTCAGTCAACAACTCGcgctcttcttcctctGTAGCAAGGATAGCAACCAAATAATCATCATCCATCATCTCATAAGCGGACTCAGAGTGAGCGTGTGATTCGATATCAGCCATGATTTTTGTAATATCGTGATGAGGATAGTCTCTAATCAAGTCAGCACCACCGGGATGAGCTTCAACAAAGTCGGTAACATCATAGACCTTTCGATTATTTAGAGTTACCAGAACATGTGAAGAACTTTTTCGTTGAGCCTCGAGCTCGGCCTTGGTTATGAATGGAAGTGATTTAGCAGTGGCCATAGTGgatatttgtttgttgagtgtttgaattattttcttttcgtATTAAAAggttaaaaaaaaaaactgatAGATCCAGTAAAGACAAAACAGGTGACTTTGTTGCTTGTGGTCTGCCTGGTCAAGAGTGGTAATATCGGATCGCGTTGGGTGATAAGTTTGTTTATGCCGAGAATCCGATTTCGCGacaaaaattaattaacgGGAATAAACCGGTCTAAAAAACTGATCTGTGGATTGGCTGAGTTCAAAGCTTCAAAGCAGGCGTTTCCAGCAGTCTCggaaacaataaataacaaaataaataataaaaatcgGGAAAGCAAGATTTGTTTATGACGTGAGGTTTAAAACATGtgagtttatttttaaaccCGAGCTAAACGATAGCCGCGATGAAATTTTCAGCCCCTTAATCAACGTATCTGCCGATAAGTCAACCCCAACCCTGTCAGAgagctcaggggtaatgtGCCTTAAAAGACTGTCTTCTCGAGCTCGATTCAGAGAGCCAGTAACCTTGAATATGTTAAAATTGCTAGTAGTTGAAAATAAGTCGATGCAACTGAGTTTCACAGTCAATTTGTTCAGATTGATTTGCAATTTACGTTCAAAATGCCAGCCAAAGCACCAATAATTCGTCATTCCGAAGCTATGTAATAGCAAAGCCGTCGTATACCGTATTAAGATATCAAAGAGAAGCCACTTTACTATTTATTGAGTTAGCAAACTTCTATGAAAAAGGGGGGACGAGGCGTACCtactcgagcgcagcgagaggagccgcggggtctgaggcggagccccagccgccggaggcaggctcTGTTATACCCAGAATCACGCCTTAGAAGGCTAGGCTCTTAGTTATGGATAAAATTATGGTCTAGGAGAAGTTATGTGCCAATATTCGAGAATTTAGAGCGTTGCGTGATAACAGAGCAGAACCACAACTCAACTAAAGTTCTCCCGGTAGCTTAGCTGGTTTAAAGCGCAAGACTGTAAAGTTTAAAAGTTATCTTGAGATCGGGCGTTCGACTCGCCCCCGGGAGATTTTTTTGAGAATTCTCTTTTTGCATTCGCTCGTCTGTCTAGACGAGTAAacacctttttttttttttttaatttgaCGTGTTCCCGTAAAACCTCCGTCGGTTAACTATTAATTTAGGATTTTGAGAAGTCCGTAGACGTTTCGACTCTATAATTAACCTTCAAGAGCCGGCCCATCCGCTCGTCCTAAATGCGGCTTCTGAACCTCGAACTTTTCAGAGAGATTTGACAAGAAGTATAACATCAGGATagattaaataaatattttaattgTTTAATTGAACTACAACGATTCTGGGTAAGATACTAGACGAGGTAGGAGACAATATACACTCCCATCGCCAAGAACACCAAACACTTGcaaaattaaattataTCAATGACTTCCTCTTCAACTCAAATCTCCCCTCGTCGTTATCGACTATACTCATCGTAATATGATATCATCAGTATCCAGGTATCAAACTCAATTAATTACGTTAAGCTTTCCTGATCCACGGCTGGGTGCAGACATGCTTATCTTGCAATGTCGATCAAATATTACTATCAgttaattatttttgatcACCAAATCAGATCTCACCAGTCCCGGATCACAGATAGACATTTTTTGATGTTCTCGTAAATGTATCATAAGAGGGTAATTAGAAGACCCGAAAAACCAAGAAATCAATAGAGATCAATAGAGTATACTCCCAGTAGTTGCTCAACTCATTGAAGTCACCAATAGCGACAGACCAATAGATCATAGACCAATATACAATACTTGACCAATAGACAAGAACAAACGCTTGAGAATTCAAGGATCCAAGCAAAAgcaagaaaacaaagaaTATACCAGTGATCTGGACTGGAACAGATAAAATGGCGAGTGAAAACGTCCAAATCACCAACACGATCAAAGAGATCTCTCTGGGGAGCGATACCGAGCACCGCAAGTTGGTGAAACTACCACAGGCATTAATACCGTACCGACTGGCGATATGTTCATATGGAGCAGCAATGATAGCAACTACAGTGGGGTTTCCATTAGATTCAGTTAAAACTCGGTTACAGACACATAAATTCAAAAGTGCATGGCAATGTATAGTAGATACAGAACGGCATGAAGGAATTCGAGGATTCTACAGAGGATTAACAGCTCCATTACTGTCGTCCAGCGCAGTGCGGTCAATTAGCATTACTATTTATTCTAAATGTGTTCCAATACTGTCCAACATGTGCTTCTCACTATACTCAGCACCGAAATCCAAGGATACCATGGCAGCCACCATTGACTGGATGCTGCGAACAAGTCCCATTACATTCGGAGCCGGAGCTATTGCTGGATCAGTGTGTTCAATCATCTCCTGTCCCTTCGAATTCACGAAACTGGCTTCACAAATCGAAGTCCTCGTCCGACGCAACCAACTGGCCACACTGGCgacctccaccaccacttcaCAAACCCAGCTACATACACCGGTCGAACCCGCCAAACTGAAACCAAAAGGGTCCTTCGAAGTAGCCAGCGAACTCATCAAAAAAGGCGGCGTCGCATCACTCTACGGAGGCTACCGCTACCATATCTGTAAGTAACTTTCCACCAGGGGAGAGGGAGGGAGGGGGGgaccagcctccggcggctggggctacgccccagaccccgttgctcctgcttcgcaggagactgctgggaccgtgtacacgcccgactcgagcgtagcgagaggagcagtggggtctggggcgcagccccagccgccggaggcaggccccacCCCCCTCACCTGGGGTGCCTGTCGATACCGGGAGATGCCAGGCACAGCGCGCGTATCAACTGCTCCCCACTGCGGGATGCAGGGCCCCACTACCCCGCCGCCTAGCGCCGGGACGTCAATGTACCCCATACTGTGATAAGGCACAGTACCCCTCTGTCGTCAGAACTGTGGCCTTAAgagtagtactagtactgTTCAAGTCACTGGTGGTGTAGTGAGCCCTGCTACAGGAGTAGCCGGTCATTGAGTGCGGTGAGGAGGCCAGCGAGCGAGAAAACTAACCCCACTCTAGTCCGGGATATTATCGGGTCCGGACTATACTTCACCGTTTATGAGAACGCTAAAGTAGCGATTTCCAACCTACTGCAGTCGGATAAACCACACCCTGTATCAATAGCCATTGGCGGGGCCATGGCCGGAACCATCTGCTGGATCGCGGTGTACCCACTGGACACGTATAAAGGCATTGTCCAGCGCGACATATATGCTGCCAGTATCAATGCGTCGAGCGTGCGAACCAAAAAGCCCATCCGGTTCTCATCAATGTTTCACCGGCGCATGTATCGTGGACTGGGGCTGTCGATAGCCCgcaccagcatcatcgGCATGACGTTTTTCTCCTGCTACGAGCAGATGATCAAATGGATCTGATCTGCCAGCACTCTCCGCAATGATTCGCTCGACGTTGACGCCGATGCGTGGGGAAATTTAAACTCTGTAGCAATAGCCATTCACGCATTACCGCACCCGGAGAAGGGGGAAgggggtcggcctccggcggctggggctgcgccccagaccccactgctcctctcgctacgctcgagtcgggcgtacACGGTCCCAAGAGGCCAGGCGACCCCCACCACGcttgctcgcttcgcgagcaacaacgggtccgggcagcgcccggccgccggaggcagcaccccctcCAGCAGTAGCGTGGGGTGTCTGGGGTTCCCCCCGCCATGGCCCCTAAACTGGTGTATGCAGATGTACCGTGCTTAGTTGCATTATCGGCTATTGCATGCCGGATTGGCAGCGATCGCTACAATGTGGTAGAGGGGTCACGCTTGATGAAAAGTGCGGGGACAGGCGGTTCCGCTATTTGACGGTAATGGAGATGATTCAAAGTGCTGATCTTTCGCTCAATGTCTCATTTCTGATTGATCTGACCTGATCTGACCTGATTTGTCGCTTGTTTGAatggaaaaataaataaatcccTGGCCCACCATGTCTCTCTTTCTGAAACCTATAAAACCATCGCAggttcttca
This is a stretch of genomic DNA from Sugiyamaella lignohabitans strain CBS 10342 chromosome C, complete sequence. It encodes these proteins:
- the TOM71 gene encoding protein channel TOM71, producing MARPESESSSKSDSESDVDSETVWHDSVDSDEKLSPEIEEKLVKEADQFKVIGNEFFKARDYKSALTEYNNALKNCPNYLSDKIAIYYGNISACHFFLGDYKEAVEACTKALDLDRWHTKARLRRASANEKLNTWSSLESAIEDLELLLKDDETTDKKVSLGEDGRKDINIRLQRLKPQLEQKRKEEAEELISKFKTMGNDFLKNFGISLDNINVKQNNEGGYTADFKQ
- the SCS7 gene encoding fatty acid alpha-hydroxylase (Sphingolipid alpha-hydroxylase; functions in the alpha-hydroxylation of sphingolipid-associated very long chain fatty acids, has both cytochrome b5-like and hydroxylase/desaturase domains, not essential for growth; GO_component: GO:0005783 - endoplasmic reticulum [Evidence IEA,IEA]; GO_component: GO:0005783 - endoplasmic reticulum [Evidence IDA] [PMID 14562095]; GO_component: GO:0005789 - endoplasmic reticulum membrane [Evidence IEA]; GO_component: GO:0016021 - integral component of membrane [Evidence IEA]; GO_component: GO:0016021 - integral component of membrane [Evidence ISM] [PMID 12192589]; GO_component: GO:0016020 - membrane [Evidence IEA]; GO_component: GO:0016020 - membrane [Evidence ISS] [PMID 9353282]; GO_function: GO:0080132 - fatty acid alpha-hydroxylase activity [Evidence IMP] [PMID 9353282]; GO_function: GO:0080132 - fatty acid alpha-hydroxylase activity [Evidence IMP] [PMID 9559540]; GO_function: GO:0020037 - heme binding [Evidence IEA]; GO_function: GO:0005506 - iron ion binding [Evidence IEA]; GO_function: GO:0046872 - metal ion binding [Evidence IEA]; GO_function: GO:0016491 - oxidoreductase activity [Evidence IEA,IEA]; GO_process: GO:0006633 - fatty acid biosynthetic process [Evidence IEA,IEA]; GO_process: GO:0006631 - fatty acid metabolic process [Evidence IEA]; GO_process: GO:0006673 - inositolphosphoceramide metabolic process [Evidence IMP] [PMID 16652392]; GO_process: GO:0006673 - inositolphosphoceramide metabolic process [Evidence IMP] [PMID 9353282]; GO_process: GO:0006673 - inositolphosphoceramide metabolic process [Evidence IMP] [PMID 9368039]; GO_process: GO:0006673 - inositolphosphoceramide metabolic process [Evidence IGI,IMP] [PMID 9559540]; GO_process: GO:0006629 - lipid metabolic process [Evidence IEA]; GO_process: GO:0055114 - oxidation-reduction process [Evidence IEA,IEA]; GO_process: GO:0006665 - sphingolipid metabolic process [Evidence IEA]), coding for MATAKSLPFITKAELEAQRKSSSHVLVTLNNRKVYDVTDFVEAHPGGADLIRDYPHHDITKIMADIESHAHSESAYEMMDDDYLVAILATEEEERELLTDSNRRSFVFSSSGGDDDAEAELTVTTDFSNDYNTHKFLDLNKPLLWQVLFGKFTKEFYLEQVHKPRHYGKGSAPIFGNFLEPLTKTPWFVIPIIWIPADIYCISLALEGLHPLLVVVFYTLGLCIWTLLEYILHRFLFHLDHYLPDNQVAFTLHFLLHGVHHYLPMDGLRLVMPPALLVILTTPLYKLAHIVFAEYYAKSVFAGAFMGYILYDVTHYSLHHAKLPSVMKTIKTNHLDHHYKNYELGFGVTSKFWDRVFGTEMVDTDKKL
- a CDS encoding Ornithine transporter of the mitochondrial inner membrane, with the translated sequence MASENVQITNTIKEISLGSDTEHRKLVKLPQALIPYRLAICSYGAAMIATTVGFPLDSVKTRLQTHKFKSAWQCIVDTERHEGIRGFYRGLTAPLLSSSAVRSISITIYSKCVPILSNMCFSLYSAPKSKDTMAATIDWMLRTSPITFGAGAIAGSVCSIISCPFEFTKLASQIEVLVRRNQLATLATSTTTSQTQLHTPVEPAKLKPKGSFEVASELIKKGGVASLYGGYRYHICK